The Rugosibacter aromaticivorans region GCACCTGCCATTCCGGCCATGTTCGCCAGCGAATTCTCGTCATCGACATCGGCAAAGGCTTCATCGACAATCAGCCAGCCGTGATGTTCTGACAGCCGCCGGGCCAGGGCAAGCAGCACCGCGCGAGAAAAGCAGCGGCCGTCAGGATTATTCGGATTGGCCAGCATAATCACGTCTACCGCGTCACCGTCTTGTTTCAGTAAATCTTCCGCCGCGCATTCAATCACCCGGTGCCCCGCTGCCCGCCAAGCCGGGACATATTCGCCATAACTCGGGGCGAGCACGGCCACTGTGCCTGCCGAACGCAAGCGCGGCAAGGCAAGAATCGCCGCTTGCGAGCCATTCAGCGGCAAAATGTTTGCTGCGCCATAATAGTTCTGCGCGGCGTCAACCAGGCCATCGTCATCCTCGGGCAAACGTTGCCAGGCCGATAAGGGAATCTCCGGCACCGGGTAAGGCCATGGGGCGATACCGGTGGATAGATCAACCCAATCAGCCAGCGCGATACCGTAATGCTGACTCGCCACACGCAAGCGGCCGCCATGTTCAAGCATGATTAATCACCGCAACTATCGTAATAAATATCGTAACCACAGCCACCCAAACCCACTGTCCACGAACAACCAGCGCCAGCGCACGCTGGATATGAACCGCATTCGCCGTCTCACCATCCGCTACGGCGAGGAGAGCGTTTCTTGCTCGACCGCCTTCTAGCGCAGTTGCTTTACCAGCGCCGACCTTTGGCCGCATCTCGTACTCGCCGTGATACATCGCCGCACCGCCGAGCTGCACGCCAATCGCCCCCGCGCCCGCAGCAATCACCGGCCCGGCATTCGGGCTGGCCCAGGCGCCCGCCTGCGTGCGCCAACACACCAGCGCCGTGCGTGTGTCGCCAAGCACAGCATAGGTCAGCGCTGTCAGCCGCGCCGGAATCAAATTCAGCATATCGTCGATGCGCGCTGCCGCCCAGCCGAAATAAATCCGCCGCGTGTCTTTATAACCCCACATCGCATCCAATGTATTAGCCAAGCGAAACAGCAGCGCACCCGCACCGCCGGCAATACAAAACCAGAACAGCGCACCAAACACGGCATCGTTGCCATTTTCCAAAATCGATTCGACGGCGGCGCGGGCAACGCCTTCATCATCAAGCGATGATGTATCGCGCGACACCATCCAGCCGACATGTGCGCGCGCCGCGGCGAGATCATTCGCGGCCAGATCGCGGGCAACCTGCTCGCCGTGCTGAACAAGGCTACGCGCACCCAGCGCGAAATAAAGCAGCGCAATATCCACCGCACCACCCCACGTTTGCCGCCCGCAAAAAATCGCCAGCGCCGCTATCAACGCAACAACGGGCACCACCAGCAACAACCAGCCCAGCAAGCCGCGTACGCGGTTGAACAACGGATGCCCCGGCGCACCTTGCCGCAGAAGACTTTCGACTCGATTAGCCACCGCGCCAAACCCGACCAGCGGATGAAAACGACGCGGCTCACCAAGCAGGCGATCAAGCAAAACACCAGCCGCCATCGCCACAGGCAAGGCGGGAAAAATATCCAGCATGGGATAATCGGAATATGAAGAAAACAGCCACGAATTGTAACGACCTCGCGACACATCCCATCCATTCCGACCTTCAGACAGAACAAATTAGTCACCTCCCCCTCCCGGAGGGGGAGGTCGGGAGGGGGAGCACATTGTTTCCCCAAAGGGATGCGCATGCGCATCCCCTCCCGGAGGGGGAGGTCGGGAGGGGGAGCACATCGAGCCGCAATGAGGGAAGTAGCTTGGCTACTTCCCTCATGATTCAAGGTTGTACGTCGGACGCAGGCAAGACCACCCTCGTTGCTGCCCTGTGCCGCGTTCTCCATCGCCGTGGTGTGAAGGTCGCGCCGTTCAAGCCGCAAAACATGGCCTTGAATTCCGCCGTCACCAGTGATGGCGGCGAGATTGGCCGCGCGCAGGCCTTGCAAGCGCAGGCTGCTGGCATCGCGCCACGCATTGACTTCAATCCCGTGTTACTCAAACCCACGACAGACCGCCGCGCCCAGGTGATCATTCACGGCCATGCGATAGATACGCTAGATGCACGTGCTTATCACGACTACAAACGCGTGGCCATGACTGCCGTGATGCAAAGCTGGCAACGGCTGGTGGAAGAATTCGACTGTGTGATTGTTGAAGGCGCCGGGAGCCCTGCAGAAATCAATTTGCGTGATCGCGATATCGCCAACATGGGCTTTGCCGAGGCCGCCGACGTGCCGGTGATTTTGATTGCCGATATCGATCGCGGGGGCGTTTTCGCCCATCTGGTCGGCACGCTGGAACTGCTCTCACCCAGCGAGCAAGCACGCGTGAAAGGCTTTGTCATCAACCGTTTTCGCGGCGACATCCGTCTGCTCGAATCGGGCCTTGAGTGGTTGGAGGCGCGCACCGGCAAGCCCGTATTCGGTGTGCTGCCGTATCTGCATGGCCTGATGCTGGATGCGGAAGATGCCATCGCTACGGAAAGCCATGCCAAAACCAACACGCGTCTGAAAGCTGTTGCCATCGCTTATCCGCGTTGCTCGAACCACAATGATCTTGACCCGCTGCGCCTGCATCCGGAAGTTGACTTCACCTGGCTTGCCCCCGAACAAGCGTTGCCGCCATGCGATTTGATTGTGCTCCCCGGCTCAAAAGCAGTGCAAGCAGATTTAAACTGGTTGCGCGAACAAGGCCATGACATTGCCATAGAGCGTCATTTACGCTACGGCGGCAAACTCATCGGTCTTTGCGGCGGTTTTCAAATGCTGGGGCAAATGTTGCATGACCCACAGGGGCTGGAAGGCTTGCCCAACAGCCAGCCGGGCCTGGGCCTGCTGGCGATGGAGACCACGCTGAAAGCAGAAAAGCAGTTGCGTAATGTCACTGGCTGCTTGCAACTCTCTGGCAACCCTGTCATGGTGGGCTATGAAATTCATATGGGTGTAACACAAGGACAAGGCGAAGCGTTGCAAAACCCCGCCGTGCGCTTTAGCGATGGCCGCCAGGATGGCGTCATTTCAACTGACAAGAAAATCTTCGCCACCTACTGTCACGGCCTGTTCGATCAACCAGAAGCGCTGACTGCACTCCTTGCCTGGGCTGGCATGAAGGATGCCGACCCGGTTGACTTCATTGCACGCCGCGAAGCGGATATTGACCGACTGGCCGATGCTGTAGAAACCGCGCTCGACTGGGAAAAACTCGGCGCTAGCATGACGCTGCCCAAAATCACGCTGCCGGGCTTTTAAGCTCCAGCGGCAAACCCGCCGCAACAAACGTCACGCGATCCGCCAACGTCGCCACCCGCTGGTTCAGGCGCCCGGCTTCATCAACAAAACGACGCGTAATTTCACCCAGCGGAATAATGCCCAACCCCACTTCGTTACTCACCAGAATCACGCGACCGGGAAGCTGTGGCAAGACAGTAAACAGCGCTACGGTTTCCTGTGTCAGCCACTCGTCGCGCTGTTTATCAGCGTTACCAGCATGCGCAAATAAAAGATTGGATAGCCACAAGGTCAGGCAATCCACTAACAAGCAACGGTCAGGGGCGGCATGCTTTTTGAGCACAGTGACCAACTGCAACGGCTCTTCCACCAGAAGCCAGTCGGCTGGCCGCCGTGCCTGATGATGAGCAATGCGCTCGACCATTTCTGCATCCTTCGCCTGGGCTGTAGCAATATAAATCACTGCACGCTGTGATGCTTCTGCACGCTGTGATGCTTCTGCACGCTGTTCTGCCAGCGCGCTCTTGCCCGAACGGGCACCACCGATGATGAGTTCTACCATCCATATATTATCGCCTATTGGTATAGTGCACGATAATTCAAGAATCATACGGAGAAAATAATGGATAGCAAGCAGGACCAAATACGCACCGGCAGTTTTAACACCTCCTTTCACGAAAGCGGGGCACCGGATGCCGCACCCATCTTATTGCTCCATGGCTCGGGACCGGGTGCGAACGCGATGTCCAACTGGCAGTTCGCTCTGCCTTTTCTGGGTGAAACTTATCACTGCTTTGCGCCCGACCTTGCGGGGTTTGGACTCAGCACCTACCCGAATCCGCCACAAGGCGCCGCTGCCTGGATAGAAATCTGGGTTGCGCAGATGGTTGCTTTTCTTGATGCACTGAATCTGGAAAAAGTGCACCTGGTGGGAAATTCCATGGGCGGTGGCGTGGCCATGCATTTGGTGAATCGTTACCCAAACCGCTTTGATCATGTCGTGTTAATGGGAGCGGTGGGCGCGCCCTTTACCGCGACCGAAGGCTTAAAGCGCGGCTGGGGTTATTACACCAAGGGCACCAAGGAAGAACTGGCTTTTCTGGTGCGCAAGTTTTTGCATAATCCGGATATCCTCGGCGGCGATGTGGATGCCATCGCGGAAAATCGCTATCAGTTCGTGATGCAGGACAGCGTACGCCTTCAGTTCGAGGCGATGTTCCCGGGTGACACGCAAACGCATATTGACGCCTTTGTTCTGCCGCCCGAAAAATTACAAAAAATTACCAACCCCATACTGGCCACTCATGCGCGGGAGGATTTCTTCATCCCGCTCACAACATCCGAATACATGGTCAAGCACCTGCCTCGCGCACAACTGCACGTGTTCAGCCAGTGCGGCCATTGGATACAAATCGAACAGCGCAAGGCCTTTAACAATCTGGTAAAATTATTTTTTGATGGCGGCTTGGATCAAGCGTGACGCTACCGAACTCTCTCTTTCATCCTTATTAAAAAAATCATGACTACTGCAAAAAACATCAATTTATTTTCACCCATTCAACTCGGCCCTTATGCGCTGAAAAGCCGCATGGCGATGGCACCCATGACGCGCAACCGTGCAGGAGAAAAAAATGAGCCGCACGCCCTGAATGTCGAGTACTACCGCCAACGCGTCAGCGCCGGGCTCATCATTACCGAAGGCGCCATTGTTTCTCCTGAAGCAGTTGGTTATCCGGGTACGCCTGGCATTTACAGCCCAGAGCAAGTGGCAGGTTGGCGCCAAGTGACGGATGCTGTGCATGCCGCAGGCGGGCGTATTTTTCTGCAACTATGGCATTGCGGACGCGCCTCGCATAAATCCTTGTTGCCCAATAGCATGTTGCCGGTCGCGCCTTCAGCCATCAAGCCGGTAGGCGAAACACTCACTTATACTGGCATGCAAGCATTTGAAACACCCCATGCACTCACGCTGGAAGAGATTCCCGGCATTATCGAGATGTTCCGTCACGGGGCACAATGTGCGTTAGAAGCCGGGTTTGACGGTGTGGAAATTCACGGCGCCAATGGCTACCTGGTAGATCAATTTTTGCGTGATGGCACTAACCAGCGCACCGATGCTTATGGTGGATCGATCGCCAATCGCGCACGCTTCATGCTGGAAGTAACAGATGCGGTGTGTAGCGTATGGAACGCTAACCGCGTCGGCATTCGTCTCTCGCCCTTGGGTCCCTTTAACGACATACGTGATACCAACCCCGAGGCCACCTTTAGTTACGCCGTTGAAGCGCTCAACCGTTTTGGCCTGGCTTATTTGCACATTGCCGAAATGGGCATTGACAAACCCGGTGCGGCCGGCCCCGCGTTTGATTTATTCAAACTGCGTGGCATCTGGAAAGGACTTTACATGGCCAACTACGGGTACGATTTAACCCGTGGCAATGCCGTCCTGGCCGATGGCCGCGCTGACATGGTCGCTTTTGGCGTGCCTTTTCTGGCCAACCCTGACTTGCCCCGCCGCTTTGCTACAGGCGCTGCGCTTAACACGCCTGATGTCGCAACTTTTTACGGTGGAGATGAAAAAGGCTATACCGATTACCCTTTTCTTGCGGAGTAAACACTAATGGAAAGCAGCTTTTGGCACGAACGCTGGGAAAAGAATGAAATTGGATTTCACCAAAGCCGGTTTCATCCTTTTTTGCCAAAATATTGGCCCAGCTTGGACATCAAGCAAGGCAGCCGGGTGTTTGTCCCTCTGTGCGGCAAAAGTCGTGATTTGCTCTGGCTACGCGATCAAGACCTTGATGTCATTGGCGTTGAGTTAAGCAAGCTTGCCGTTGAAGATTTTTTCAAGGAGAACCAGCTCACGGCCATCATCACGCAACATGGTGAACTCACGCTATATGAATGTTCGGGTATCCGTATTTTTTGCGGCGATTTTTTCAAGCTCACCGCGGCAGATCTGGCAGGCGTTGCGGGCGTATTTGACCGTGCCTCACTCGTGGCACTGCCCCCCGCCATGCGCCGCGATTACGCCCGCCACATGCAAAAAATTCTGCCGTCCGGCACGCAAACGCTGTTGGTGTGCTTTGCCTACCCGCAAGAACAAATGGACGGGCCCCCCTTCAGTGTGGAAGAAGCCGAAGTCCACGCCCTTTTCGGCACCGCCAGCGAAGTCACATTTTTAGCCGAAGCCGATGTGCTCGACAACGAACCCCGCTTTAAACAACGCGGCCTCACCCGTCTGCACGAAAAAGCCTTTCGCCTGCGCTACCCGTCCTAGGCAAAAAGTCGGCGCTGGTGGAACGCCGCGCAGTAAAGAAAAAACAGGGTTCGCCCGAAAATAAAGGAAAAATCATGCAAAAGAGAAATTTAGGACATTCCAATATCAAAGTCGCCCCACTCATGTTTGGCGGCAATGTCTTTGGTTGGACCCTGGATGAGGCCAAGTCTTTCGAAATACTCGATGCATTTATGGCGGCCGGTTTTGATTTCATTGATACCGCCGACGTTTACTCACGCTTCATTCCCGGCAACCAGGGTGGCGAATCGGAAACCATCCTCGGTAAATGGATGAAGGCGCGCGGCAACCGCAGCCAGGTGATTCTTGCCACCAAGGTCGGCATGGACATGGGAGAAAGCCAGCAGGGCTTATCGAAAGCCTATATTTTCAAAGCGGTGGAAGCTTCGCTACGCCGCTTGCAGACCGACTATATCGACCTGTATCAGGCACACATCGATGATACACAAACGCCGCTGACAGAAACGCTGGAAGCCTTTGATCAGCTCATCAAACAAGGCAAAGTGCGCGTGATCGGCGCTTCCAACTACACGCCAGAGCGGCTGGAAGAGGCGCTGCAAGTCAGCAAAAACACTGGCCTGCCCGCCTACCAGAGTTTGCAACCACTCTATAACCTGTATGACCGTGCAGCATACGAAGCAGGTTTAGAAGCTGTTTGCCAGAAACACGGCTTGGGTGTGATCCCTTATTTCGCGCTTGCCAGTGGCTTTCTCACCGGCAAATATCGCAGCGAAGCCGATTGCACATCCGCACGCGGCGGCCTGGTCAAACGCTATCTCGATACCCGCGGTCTGCGTATTCTTTCTGCACTCGACACAGTGGCAAAAGAGAAAGAAACAACCCCCGCCGTCATTGCGCTGGCCTGGCTAATGGCACGCCCTACGATCACCGCCCCCATCGCCAGCGCCACTTCGCTGACGCAGTTGCAGGGGCTGATTCGTGCAACGGAAATTAGTTTGGATCAGGTGTCTATTGACATGCTCAATCAGGCTAGTGATGCCTGATCTGGCCGGGAGATGGACTTTACCGTTTCATGCTCAAATCGCCATCGCATGATCCATGCGTACAACATTCGTCAACCATGTTGAAGTTTCGAGCACATTACGTTGTCAACGTTGTCAAGAAAGATAGTTAATTTGGCAACCCATACGATCTACACAAAAGTCTTAGCATCGTCTTTTTCACTGCCAGAATTATTTTCTCGCCGTCTCACTAGCGCCGACTTTTTGGCGCATATCCGCTATCCTGTTAAACCATCTAGTGATGTTGCGTTGTACTTGTGCTGCCGTTTGAATGTAACTCTGACCACTGCTCAATCACCCACCTGCTTGATGCGCAATCAAGGCCGTGGCATAGTCAATAACTACATGGTGATGGTGAATCTGGCCGCGAGCTAACTCGGCCTGTTTGATCATGAGGAGACCTCGATGAAACAACGTATCTTAGGCCAAGCCGCCGTACCGATTTCCGAAGTAGGCTTGGGGTGCATGGGCATGAGCGAATTTTATGGCCCCAGCGATGATCAACAATCGCTCGCCACGCTCAACCGCGCGCTGGAGCTTGGTGTCAATTTCTTTGATTCGGCTGACACCTATGGTCTGGGCCATAACGAAACCTTGCTGGGACAGTTTCTCAAGCAAGGTGGTGCAGCGCGTCGACGGCGGGTGGTTGTCGCTACCAAATTTGGCATCGTGCGCGAAGCAGGCAAGTACGAGCGGCGCATCGACAACAGCCCGGCCTATGTGCGCGCCGCTTGCGAGGCTTCTTTACAGCGCCTGGGGGTGGATGAGATCGATCTTTATTATTGCCACCGGCGTAACCCGGATGTGCCGATTGAAGACACGGTGGGTGCAATGGCCGATCTGGTGCATGCAGGCAAAGTTAAGCAGATTGGATTGTCGGAAGTCTCCATTGCCACCTTACGTCGAGCCTGCACTGTGCACCCGGTGGCGGCGGTACAGAGTGAATATTCCTTGTGGTCACGCGAACCTGAAAACGGCCTGCTAGAAGCGTGTGCTGAACTAGGCGCCACGTTTGTGGCTTACAGCCCGTTGGGCCGCGCTTTTCTCACCGGCACGGTGCGCAGCGACACCTTGGCAGAGAATGATTTTCGTAAGTTCAACCCGCGCTTTCAAGGCGATGCCGAAGTGGCTAACCGTGCGCTGGTGGAAAGTCTGCATCAGTTGGCAGAAGTGCGCGGGGTGACCAACGCGCAGCTGGCGCTTGCCTGGTTATTGAATAAACATCCGCACGTGGTGCCTATTCCCGGCACCCGCCAGGTGCGCTATCTGGAGCAAAACGTGGCGGCTTCGGCCATCACGCTCACTAGCGATGAGCTTGCTACGCTGGATGAACTGTTCTTGCCGGAACGCGTGATCGGCACCCGTTATCCTGAGGCTGGCATGGTGGGGGTGGAGCGCGGTTGATGCAGTCGCAAATAACGTTGCCCTCACGCATCTCTGCCGCACAATCATTGCACATCGAGGGCGCATGAATCGAGGATAATCAGCGCTTAATTTCTCGCTGACTGCTCATGCCCTCCTCTCACTTATCTGACTTAGCTGAATTACCGCACGATTTATCCCATGTTGCCCCGCTCAACCGCGCGCTGGCCGCAGCCTTAAAAGCAAAAATCGATGGCAAAACCAAACCGCTGGGGGCGCTCGGACGGCTGGAAAACCTGGCCTTGCAAATCGGCTTGATTCAGCACACGCTCGCGCCATGCATCGTGCAGCCTCATATTCTTGTCGCAGCAGGAGATCACGGCGCAGCCAAAGCCGGGGTGTCAGCGTATCCGCAAGAAGTCACCTGGCAAATGGTAGAAAATTTTTTAGCGGGAGGCGCCGCAATCAATGTGCTGGCGCGGCAAGTCAATGCACAGTTACTGATTGCCGATGCCGGCGTGGCGCATGACTTTGGCCCACGTGCTGGATTGATCGACGCAAAAATCGGCGCTGGTGGTACGGCGAATTATCTTGCAGGCCCGGCCATGAGTCTCGCGCAATGCATGGATGCCATGCAACGCGGTGCCGCGATCGTGCGTGATCTGGCGGCTACAGGATGTAACACGCTGGGCTTTGGCGAAATGGGTATTGGCAATACGGCCTCCGCTTCGCTGCTCACGCATTGCCTGACCGGCCTGCCTTTGGCTGAGGTGATTGGTCGTGGCACCGGGCTGGACGATGCGGGGCTCACGCACAAGCGCGCGTTGCTGGCTCAAGCCATCGCTATCTGGCCGCAGCGGCCAGCGCTGGGTTCGCTGGCAGAGCGCAGCAACCATGAAGATGGCGAAGCTGATCCCGGAGTCGCGGCATTACATATCCTTGCGCGTTTTGGCGGTTTTGAAATCACTTTACTCAGTGGTGCCATGCTGGCGGCGGCCAAAGCGGGCATGGTACTAGTGATTGATGGTTTTATCGTCACGAGTGCCCTGCTGGTGGCAGCAAAAATTGCACCAGAAATTCTCGACTATTGCGTGTTCTCACATTGCTCGAATGAAGCCGGACACCGGCTGCAACTCGCCTGGCTAAATGGCGAGCCCCTGCTTGATCTGGGCATGCGTTTGGGCGAAGGCACGGGAGCCGCCTTGGCTTTGCCATTACTTAACGCGGCCTGCGCTTTTTTAAATGAGATGGCAAGCTTTGATTCAGCGGGCGTGAGCCGAGCCTGATGTTTATAAAAATCCGCGCACAACTGGTTTATTTTTTCGCGGCGTTGCGCTTTTTTACCCGCTTGCCGACTCCCGCCTGGGTGGATCATAGTCAGGATCAACTCAACCACGCCGCACGTTATTTTCCGCTGGTAGGTACACTGGTTGGTCTGATAGCGGCCACCGTGACACTTGTCGCCGCGATGATTCTGCCGGTATCTGTCGCTGTTATGTTCGGCATGGCCGCGAGTGTGTTAGTCACCGGCGCCTTTCATGAAGATGGCTTTACCGATGCCTGCGATGGCTTCGGTGGTGGCTGGGATAAGGAACACGTGCTCACCATCATGAAAGATTCACGGGTCGGCAGCTATGCGACCGTAGGCGTGGCGCTGCTGCTGCTGGCGAAATGGAATGCACTTGTTGAGATTGATGCCACGTTTGATACGTTAACGCTTGGCCTGACTTTGGTTGCCGCGCACGCCATATCGCGGCTGGCAGCCACCAGCCTGATTTTCACGCTGGATTATGTGCGCGAGGATGCTACAGCAAAAGCCAAGCCGCTGGCAGTGCGCATGGCGCCCCATGAGCTATTGATTGCCGCACTCACTGGCTTGGCGCCCTGTGTGCTGCTGCCTGCAAGCAATCTACTGGTTGCGCTTCTCGCCGTGGCTTTATGCACCTGGCTTGCCGCACGCTATTTTGTTCGTCGCATCGGCGGCTACACGGGCGATTGCCTCGGTGCAACACAACAGATTGCCGAGCTGGCTTTTTACCTGGGCCTCTTATGCAGCTTTACCTGATCCGGCACCCGCCGCCACAGGTGAATGAGGGCATTTGCTACGGCGTAACGGATTTACCCTTGCGCGACGACCCCAAGGCAATCGCCATTACGATCCAGACGCAACTGCCGCCCGGCTTGACGCTTTTTACCAGCCCATTGACGCGGTGTCGTCTGCTGGCTGAAGCATTACATCCGGCGCCCCTGTGCGATCCACGCCTGCAAGAATTAAATTTTGGCGACTGGGAAATGCACGCGTGGGAAACACTTGACCGAGCCGCACTTACCGCCTGGGCTGCAAACCCCACAGGCTATACGCCACCACAAGGCGAGTCTGTCAATGAATTACAAATGCGGGTGCATGATTTTCTGGCAGAACAATGTGCTCAAAAAACCACTCATGCGGCGCTGGTGACGCATGCAGGCGTGATGAAAGTGATTGTCGGGCTAGCCCACGGGCTGGCGCCTGCAGAATGGATGGCGCTTAAATTCGGTTTTGGCAGCGTGGTGCGTGTTAGGTTAGACAGCACTGAACCACGGAAAACAAGCGCGCGTTAACAAAAATCTATTCAGGCGCTGACCAACATCCGCTGGTGATTTTGTCTGCCCACATCAGGGCAGTGATGGTTTTAGCATCGGTAATTTCACCATCACGCACAGCCAGCAAAGCATCTGCGATGCGCATCTCGATCACTTCCAGAAACTCGCCCTGATCGCGCTCATGGCCGACATACACCAGGCCTTCGGCCCAAAATATTTCAATTTTCTCGTCTGAATAACCAATGCAGGGATGCATCACACCCAGGTGGTGCCACACCCTGGCCTGATAGCCGGTTTCTTCGCGCAGCTCGCGCCGGGCGGTATCCAGCGGATG contains the following coding sequences:
- the cobD gene encoding threonine-phosphate decarboxylase CobD; translation: MLEHGGRLRVASQHYGIALADWVDLSTGIAPWPYPVPEIPLSAWQRLPEDDDGLVDAAQNYYGAANILPLNGSQAAILALPRLRSAGTVAVLAPSYGEYVPAWRAAGHRVIECAAEDLLKQDGDAVDVIMLANPNNPDGRCFSRAVLLALARRLSEHHGWLIVDEAFADVDDENSLANMAGMAGAENLIVLRSLGKFFGLAGARVGFCIAAPALLARLQEALGPWPLAHPARLIAKAGFGDTAWQAAQKEKLRAASGRLATLLTTNGLPPNGDTALFQYVQYNDAVALYERLAQRGILVRYFAEPSALRFGLPESEAAWARLENALGQCGCPANS
- the cobT gene encoding nicotinate-nucleotide--dimethylbenzimidazole phosphoribosyltransferase yields the protein MPSSHLSDLAELPHDLSHVAPLNRALAAALKAKIDGKTKPLGALGRLENLALQIGLIQHTLAPCIVQPHILVAAGDHGAAKAGVSAYPQEVTWQMVENFLAGGAAINVLARQVNAQLLIADAGVAHDFGPRAGLIDAKIGAGGTANYLAGPAMSLAQCMDAMQRGAAIVRDLAATGCNTLGFGEMGIGNTASASLLTHCLTGLPLAEVIGRGTGLDDAGLTHKRALLAQAIAIWPQRPALGSLAERSNHEDGEADPGVAALHILARFGGFEITLLSGAMLAAAKAGMVLVIDGFIVTSALLVAAKIAPEILDYCVFSHCSNEAGHRLQLAWLNGEPLLDLGMRLGEGTGAALALPLLNAACAFLNEMASFDSAGVSRA
- a CDS encoding aldo/keto reductase, giving the protein MKQRILGQAAVPISEVGLGCMGMSEFYGPSDDQQSLATLNRALELGVNFFDSADTYGLGHNETLLGQFLKQGGAARRRRVVVATKFGIVREAGKYERRIDNSPAYVRAACEASLQRLGVDEIDLYYCHRRNPDVPIEDTVGAMADLVHAGKVKQIGLSEVSIATLRRACTVHPVAAVQSEYSLWSREPENGLLEACAELGATFVAYSPLGRAFLTGTVRSDTLAENDFRKFNPRFQGDAEVANRALVESLHQLAEVRGVTNAQLALAWLLNKHPHVVPIPGTRQVRYLEQNVAASAITLTSDELATLDELFLPERVIGTRYPEAGMVGVERG
- the cobU gene encoding bifunctional adenosylcobinamide kinase/adenosylcobinamide-phosphate guanylyltransferase, with the protein product MVELIIGGARSGKSALAEQRAEASQRAEASQRAVIYIATAQAKDAEMVERIAHHQARRPADWLLVEEPLQLVTVLKKHAAPDRCLLVDCLTLWLSNLLFAHAGNADKQRDEWLTQETVALFTVLPQLPGRVILVSNEVGLGIIPLGEITRRFVDEAGRLNQRVATLADRVTFVAAGLPLELKSPAA
- a CDS encoding cobyric acid synthase produces the protein MIQGCTSDAGKTTLVAALCRVLHRRGVKVAPFKPQNMALNSAVTSDGGEIGRAQALQAQAAGIAPRIDFNPVLLKPTTDRRAQVIIHGHAIDTLDARAYHDYKRVAMTAVMQSWQRLVEEFDCVIVEGAGSPAEINLRDRDIANMGFAEAADVPVILIADIDRGGVFAHLVGTLELLSPSEQARVKGFVINRFRGDIRLLESGLEWLEARTGKPVFGVLPYLHGLMLDAEDAIATESHAKTNTRLKAVAIAYPRCSNHNDLDPLRLHPEVDFTWLAPEQALPPCDLIVLPGSKAVQADLNWLREQGHDIAIERHLRYGGKLIGLCGGFQMLGQMLHDPQGLEGLPNSQPGLGLLAMETTLKAEKQLRNVTGCLQLSGNPVMVGYEIHMGVTQGQGEALQNPAVRFSDGRQDGVISTDKKIFATYCHGLFDQPEALTALLAWAGMKDADPVDFIARREADIDRLADAVETALDWEKLGASMTLPKITLPGF
- a CDS encoding alkene reductase; its protein translation is MTTAKNINLFSPIQLGPYALKSRMAMAPMTRNRAGEKNEPHALNVEYYRQRVSAGLIITEGAIVSPEAVGYPGTPGIYSPEQVAGWRQVTDAVHAAGGRIFLQLWHCGRASHKSLLPNSMLPVAPSAIKPVGETLTYTGMQAFETPHALTLEEIPGIIEMFRHGAQCALEAGFDGVEIHGANGYLVDQFLRDGTNQRTDAYGGSIANRARFMLEVTDAVCSVWNANRVGIRLSPLGPFNDIRDTNPEATFSYAVEALNRFGLAYLHIAEMGIDKPGAAGPAFDLFKLRGIWKGLYMANYGYDLTRGNAVLADGRADMVAFGVPFLANPDLPRRFATGAALNTPDVATFYGGDEKGYTDYPFLAE
- the cbiB gene encoding adenosylcobinamide-phosphate synthase CbiB, whose amino-acid sequence is MLDIFPALPVAMAAGVLLDRLLGEPRRFHPLVGFGAVANRVESLLRQGAPGHPLFNRVRGLLGWLLLVVPVVALIAALAIFCGRQTWGGAVDIALLYFALGARSLVQHGEQVARDLAANDLAAARAHVGWMVSRDTSSLDDEGVARAAVESILENGNDAVFGALFWFCIAGGAGALLFRLANTLDAMWGYKDTRRIYFGWAAARIDDMLNLIPARLTALTYAVLGDTRTALVCWRTQAGAWASPNAGPVIAAGAGAIGVQLGGAAMYHGEYEMRPKVGAGKATALEGGRARNALLAVADGETANAVHIQRALALVVRGQWVWVAVVTIFITIVAVINHA
- a CDS encoding thiopurine S-methyltransferase; the encoded protein is MESSFWHERWEKNEIGFHQSRFHPFLPKYWPSLDIKQGSRVFVPLCGKSRDLLWLRDQDLDVIGVELSKLAVEDFFKENQLTAIITQHGELTLYECSGIRIFCGDFFKLTAADLAGVAGVFDRASLVALPPAMRRDYARHMQKILPSGTQTLLVCFAYPQEQMDGPPFSVEEAEVHALFGTASEVTFLAEADVLDNEPRFKQRGLTRLHEKAFRLRYPS
- a CDS encoding alpha/beta fold hydrolase, giving the protein MDSKQDQIRTGSFNTSFHESGAPDAAPILLLHGSGPGANAMSNWQFALPFLGETYHCFAPDLAGFGLSTYPNPPQGAAAWIEIWVAQMVAFLDALNLEKVHLVGNSMGGGVAMHLVNRYPNRFDHVVLMGAVGAPFTATEGLKRGWGYYTKGTKEELAFLVRKFLHNPDILGGDVDAIAENRYQFVMQDSVRLQFEAMFPGDTQTHIDAFVLPPEKLQKITNPILATHAREDFFIPLTTSEYMVKHLPRAQLHVFSQCGHWIQIEQRKAFNNLVKLFFDGGLDQA
- a CDS encoding aldo/keto reductase, which gives rise to MQKRNLGHSNIKVAPLMFGGNVFGWTLDEAKSFEILDAFMAAGFDFIDTADVYSRFIPGNQGGESETILGKWMKARGNRSQVILATKVGMDMGESQQGLSKAYIFKAVEASLRRLQTDYIDLYQAHIDDTQTPLTETLEAFDQLIKQGKVRVIGASNYTPERLEEALQVSKNTGLPAYQSLQPLYNLYDRAAYEAGLEAVCQKHGLGVIPYFALASGFLTGKYRSEADCTSARGGLVKRYLDTRGLRILSALDTVAKEKETTPAVIALAWLMARPTITAPIASATSLTQLQGLIRATEISLDQVSIDMLNQASDA